The following proteins are encoded in a genomic region of Micromonospora olivasterospora:
- the purB gene encoding adenylosuccinate lyase: protein MTTIPNVLAHRYASPELAALWSPEEKVRMERRLWLAVLRAQRDLGVAVPDGVVEAYERVLDDVDLASIAERERVTRHDVKARIEEFSALAGHEHVHKGMTSRDLTENVEQLQVRRSLELIRDRVVAALARLAWLAHEHSGLVLTGRSHNVAAQATTLGKRFASAAEELLIAYERLEDLIDWYPLRGIKGPVGTAADQLDLFDGDAGRVAELERRVAEHLGFRRVLDSVGQVYPRSIDLAVLSALAQVAAAPSSLATTIRLMVGQELVTEGFKPGQVGSSAMPHKMNTRSSERVNGFAVIIRGYLSMVGELAGDQWNEGDVSCSVVRRVALPDAFFAADGLFQTFLTVLDEFGAYPAVINRELERFLPFLATTKILVAAVRRGVGREVAHEAIKEHAVAVALAMRERGTAENDLFDRLAADSRLGLTRAEIEDLVADRSAFAGAAAAQVDAVTKRITDVVTRHPEAATYSPPPIL, encoded by the coding sequence GTGACGACGATCCCGAACGTGCTCGCCCACCGCTACGCCTCACCCGAGCTGGCCGCCCTCTGGTCGCCAGAGGAGAAGGTACGGATGGAGCGGCGACTCTGGCTCGCCGTCCTCCGCGCCCAGCGGGACCTGGGCGTCGCGGTGCCGGACGGCGTGGTCGAGGCGTACGAGCGGGTGCTCGACGATGTCGACCTGGCCTCGATCGCCGAGCGTGAGCGGGTCACCCGGCACGACGTGAAGGCCCGAATCGAGGAGTTCAGCGCGCTCGCCGGGCACGAGCACGTGCACAAGGGGATGACCTCCCGCGACCTCACCGAGAACGTCGAGCAGCTCCAGGTGCGCCGGTCGCTGGAGCTGATCCGGGACCGGGTCGTCGCCGCGCTGGCCCGGCTGGCCTGGCTCGCGCACGAGCACTCCGGCCTGGTGCTGACGGGCCGCTCGCACAACGTCGCCGCGCAGGCCACCACGCTGGGCAAGCGCTTCGCCTCCGCCGCCGAGGAGCTGCTGATCGCGTACGAGCGGCTGGAGGACCTGATCGACTGGTACCCGCTGCGCGGGATCAAGGGCCCGGTGGGTACGGCGGCCGACCAGCTCGACCTGTTCGACGGCGACGCCGGCAGGGTCGCCGAGCTGGAGCGCCGGGTGGCCGAGCACCTCGGCTTCCGCCGGGTGCTGGACAGCGTCGGCCAGGTCTACCCGCGCTCGATCGACCTGGCGGTGCTCTCCGCGCTGGCCCAGGTCGCCGCCGCGCCGTCGTCGCTGGCCACCACGATCCGGCTGATGGTCGGCCAGGAGCTGGTCACCGAGGGGTTCAAGCCCGGCCAGGTGGGCTCCAGCGCGATGCCGCACAAGATGAACACCCGGTCCAGCGAGCGGGTGAACGGCTTCGCGGTGATCATCCGAGGCTACCTGTCGATGGTCGGCGAGCTGGCCGGCGACCAGTGGAACGAGGGGGACGTCTCCTGCTCGGTGGTCCGCCGGGTCGCACTGCCGGACGCGTTCTTCGCCGCCGACGGGCTGTTCCAGACGTTCCTCACGGTGCTGGACGAGTTCGGGGCGTACCCGGCGGTGATCAACCGGGAGCTGGAGCGCTTCCTGCCCTTCCTCGCCACCACGAAGATCCTGGTCGCGGCCGTGCGCCGGGGCGTCGGCCGGGAGGTCGCGCACGAGGCGATCAAGGAGCACGCGGTCGCGGTGGCGCTGGCCATGCGCGAGCGCGGCACCGCCGAGAACGACCTCTTCGACCGCCTCGCCGCCGACTCCCGGCTGGGCCTGACCAGGGCGGAGATCGAGGACTTGGTCGCCGACCGGAGCGCGTTCGCCGGCGCGGCGGCAGCCCAGGTCGACGCGGTCACGAAACGCATCACGGACGTGGTCACCCGCCACCCGGAGGCGGCCACCTACTCCCCACCCCCCATCCTCTGA
- the purS gene encoding phosphoribosylformylglycinamidine synthase subunit PurS, with the protein MPRVVVDVMLKPEILDPQGQAVANALPRLGVNDVASVRIGRRIEIEFTGEPDLDRAREIADKLLANPVIEDFTVRVVEADDTADARS; encoded by the coding sequence GTGCCTCGCGTCGTCGTCGACGTCATGCTCAAGCCCGAGATCCTCGATCCGCAGGGCCAGGCCGTCGCAAACGCGCTGCCCCGGCTCGGCGTCAACGACGTCGCCTCCGTCCGGATCGGCAGGCGGATCGAGATCGAATTCACCGGTGAACCGGACCTGGACCGGGCCCGGGAGATCGCCGACAAACTGCTCGCCAACCCGGTCATCGAGGACTTCACGGTCCGTGTGGTCGAGGCCGACGACACCGCGGACGCCCGCTCGTGA
- a CDS encoding NUDIX hydrolase yields MNEQDFLAAYEPRDYPAVAVTVDVVALTIREGALHLLLVRRGAPPYAGHWALPGGFVRPDEDLAAAARRELAEETGLGGEGLRRVHLEQLASYGAPDRDPRMRIVSIAHLAFAPDLPDPAAGSDADEAAWLPVTALSSRQLAFDHGRIIDDGLERARSKLEYTPLATRFLDAEFTVTELREVYETVWGHPLHAGNFHRKVLSVPGFVESTGASTERGGARGGPRAKLYRAGDARLLHPALLRPAREETVR; encoded by the coding sequence GTGAACGAGCAGGACTTCCTGGCCGCGTACGAGCCGCGGGACTACCCGGCCGTCGCCGTCACCGTGGACGTGGTCGCGCTGACCATCCGCGAGGGTGCGCTGCACCTGCTGCTCGTCCGCCGGGGCGCGCCCCCGTACGCGGGGCACTGGGCGCTGCCCGGCGGCTTCGTCCGGCCCGACGAGGACCTGGCCGCCGCGGCCCGCCGCGAGCTGGCCGAGGAGACCGGGCTCGGCGGCGAGGGGCTGCGCCGCGTACACCTGGAACAGCTCGCCAGCTACGGCGCACCCGACCGGGATCCGCGGATGCGGATCGTCTCGATCGCCCACCTGGCGTTCGCCCCCGACCTGCCCGACCCGGCCGCCGGCAGCGACGCCGACGAGGCCGCGTGGCTGCCGGTGACCGCGCTGAGCAGCCGCCAGCTCGCCTTCGACCACGGCCGGATCATCGACGACGGGCTGGAGCGGGCCCGCTCCAAACTGGAGTACACGCCGCTGGCCACCCGCTTCCTCGACGCCGAGTTCACCGTCACCGAGCTGCGCGAGGTCTACGAGACGGTCTGGGGGCACCCGCTGCACGCCGGCAACTTCCACCGCAAGGTGCTCTCGGTCCCGGGCTTCGTGGAGAGCACCGGCGCCAGCACCGAGCGCGGCGGGGCGCGCGGCGGCCCCCGGGCGAAGCTCTACCGGGCCGGCGACGCCCGGCTGCTGCACCCGGCGCTGCTGCGCCCCGCCCGGGAGGAGACGGTGCGGTGA
- a CDS encoding SDR family NAD(P)-dependent oxidoreductase, producing MSRLTGKVALVTGGSRGIGAAVARRLAEDGAHVAITYREAEHSAKSVVADIESYGRTGLAVQADSADATAVVEAVDRTVAELGRLDILVNNAGVFSAGPIETVSLDDLDRAIAVHVRGVFLATQAAVRHMRDGGRIVNIGSSFASRVPDPGVSVYAMTKIAVNGLTRALARELGPRGITVNVVLPGSTDTDMNPADGAYADAQRAHIALGRYGTPDDVAATISHLVGEGGRHISGASFAVDGGSTA from the coding sequence GTGTCCAGACTTACCGGCAAGGTCGCCCTGGTGACCGGCGGTAGCCGCGGTATCGGTGCCGCCGTCGCCCGCCGGCTGGCCGAGGACGGTGCGCACGTCGCGATCACCTACCGCGAGGCCGAGCACAGTGCGAAGTCCGTCGTCGCCGACATCGAGTCGTACGGCCGCACCGGCCTGGCGGTCCAGGCCGACAGCGCCGACGCGACGGCGGTGGTCGAGGCGGTGGACCGGACGGTCGCCGAGCTGGGGCGGCTGGACATCCTGGTCAACAACGCCGGGGTGTTCTCGGCCGGGCCGATCGAGACCGTCAGCCTCGACGACCTCGACCGGGCCATCGCCGTACACGTACGCGGGGTGTTCCTGGCGACCCAGGCGGCGGTACGCCACATGCGCGACGGCGGCCGGATCGTCAACATCGGCAGCAGCTTCGCCAGCCGCGTCCCGGACCCGGGGGTGAGCGTCTACGCCATGACCAAGATCGCGGTCAACGGCCTGACCAGGGCACTCGCCCGCGAGCTCGGCCCACGCGGGATCACCGTCAACGTGGTGCTCCCCGGCTCCACCGACACCGACATGAACCCGGCGGACGGCGCGTACGCCGACGCGCAGCGGGCGCACATCGCGCTCGGCCGGTACGGCACGCCGGACGACGTCGCGGCGACGATCAGCCACCTGGTGGGCGAGGGCGGGCGGCACATCAGCGGCGCGTCGTTCGCCGTCGACGGCGGCTCCACCGCCTGA
- a CDS encoding acetyl-CoA C-acetyltransferase — translation MQSIRRVAVIGGNRIPFARSNSRYASASNADMLGAALEGLVARFGLAGQRVGEVVAGAVLKHSRDFNLTREVVLGSKLDPRTPAYDIQQACGTGLEAAIVVANKIALGQLEVGIAGGVDTTSDAPLAINEDMRRTLLRINSARTLGGRLKAATKLRPSQPFRPEIPRNAEPRTGLSMGEHAARTALRWNVDRQSQDELALRSHQRLAAAYERGFFDDLLTPYLGLTRDQNLRPDTSLDKLASLKPVFGHRGPDAERATMTAGNSSPLTDGASTVLLASEEWAAEHSLPVLAFLTWCETAAVDFVHGDDGLLMAPAYAVPRMLARAGLTLQDFDFYEIHEAFASQVLATLAAWESPEFGKDRLGLDGPLGAIDRDRLNVNGSSLAAGHPFAATGGRIVATLAKLLAERGSGRGLISICAAGGQGVTAILER, via the coding sequence GTGCAGAGCATCCGGCGGGTGGCGGTCATCGGCGGCAACCGCATCCCCTTCGCCCGGTCCAACTCCCGGTACGCCAGCGCGTCCAACGCGGACATGCTCGGCGCGGCGCTGGAGGGGCTCGTCGCCCGGTTCGGGCTGGCCGGGCAGCGGGTCGGCGAGGTGGTCGCCGGCGCGGTGCTCAAGCACTCCCGCGACTTCAACCTGACCCGCGAGGTCGTGCTCGGCTCGAAGCTCGACCCGCGCACCCCGGCGTACGACATCCAGCAGGCGTGCGGCACGGGCCTTGAGGCGGCGATCGTGGTCGCCAACAAGATCGCCCTCGGCCAACTGGAGGTGGGCATCGCGGGCGGCGTCGACACCACCTCCGACGCGCCGCTGGCGATCAACGAGGACATGCGCCGCACCCTGCTCCGGATCAACTCCGCCCGCACGTTGGGCGGGCGGCTGAAGGCCGCGACGAAGCTGCGCCCGTCGCAGCCGTTCCGGCCGGAGATCCCGCGCAACGCGGAGCCGCGTACCGGGCTGTCGATGGGCGAGCATGCCGCCCGCACGGCCCTGCGCTGGAACGTCGACCGGCAGAGCCAGGACGAGTTGGCGCTGCGCTCCCACCAGCGGCTCGCCGCCGCGTACGAGCGCGGCTTCTTCGACGATCTGCTGACGCCGTACCTGGGGCTGACCCGGGACCAGAACCTCCGTCCGGACACCAGCCTGGACAAGCTGGCCTCGCTGAAGCCGGTCTTCGGCCACCGGGGTCCCGACGCCGAGCGCGCCACCATGACCGCCGGCAACTCCTCGCCGCTCACCGACGGGGCGTCGACCGTGCTGCTCGCCTCCGAGGAGTGGGCGGCCGAGCACAGCCTGCCCGTGCTGGCCTTCCTCACCTGGTGCGAGACCGCGGCCGTCGACTTCGTGCACGGCGACGACGGTCTTCTCATGGCCCCCGCGTACGCCGTGCCCCGGATGCTGGCCCGGGCCGGGCTGACGCTGCAGGACTTCGACTTCTACGAGATCCACGAGGCGTTCGCCTCCCAGGTGCTGGCCACCCTGGCCGCCTGGGAGTCGCCGGAGTTCGGCAAGGACCGGCTCGGCCTGGACGGCCCGCTCGGTGCGATCGACCGGGACCGGCTCAACGTGAACGGCTCGTCGCTGGCCGCCGGGCACCCGTTCGCCGCGACCGGCGGGCGGATCGTGGCGACCCTGGCCAAGCTGCTCGCCGAGAGGGGGAGCGGGCGCGGCCTGATCTCCATCTGCGCGGCCGGCGGCCAGGGCGTGACCGCGATCCTCGAGCGCTGA
- a CDS encoding 3-oxoacyl-ACP reductase, producing MTDRYASFVRSGAGRALVKRLGLPDPPRLRRHSPGDPLVTGPVLLGAAGDGRLAAPVTKILTFAGVELRDPAAATDATARYAALVYDATGITDSTGLRQLYDFFHPQARSVLPSGRVIVLGTPPEECGTPREATAQRACEGLTRSIGKEFGRGVTAQLVHVTPNADAGTTTSLEATLRFLLSGRSAYVSGQVIRVGAGAAEPPADWDRPLDGQVVLVTGAARGIGAALARVLARDGARVVALDVPAAGDALAAVANEIAGTAVQLDLTAPDAPTRLADHLAGRHGRVDAVVHNAGITRDRTLGRMDADRWDSVLDVNLSSQERINDVLLERGLIPSGGRIVSVSSIAGIAGNRGQTNYATSKAGVIGLVQSLAPVLRERGISVNAVAPGFIETRLTARMPLMLREAGRRMNSVAQGGLPVDVGETIGWLAWPASAAVSGNIVRVCGQSLLGA from the coding sequence ATGACCGACAGGTACGCGAGCTTCGTCCGATCGGGGGCCGGCCGCGCGCTGGTCAAGCGCCTCGGGCTGCCCGACCCACCCCGTCTGCGCCGGCACAGCCCGGGCGACCCGCTGGTCACCGGGCCGGTGCTGCTCGGCGCGGCCGGCGACGGCCGGCTCGCGGCGCCGGTCACCAAGATCCTCACGTTCGCCGGGGTCGAGCTGCGCGACCCGGCGGCCGCCACCGACGCCACCGCCCGGTACGCCGCCCTGGTGTACGACGCCACCGGCATCACCGACTCCACCGGCCTGCGCCAGCTCTACGACTTCTTCCACCCGCAGGCCCGCTCGGTGCTGCCCAGCGGCCGGGTGATCGTGCTGGGCACCCCGCCCGAGGAGTGCGGCACGCCCCGCGAGGCCACCGCCCAGCGGGCGTGTGAGGGGCTGACCCGCAGCATCGGCAAGGAGTTCGGCCGGGGCGTCACCGCCCAACTCGTCCACGTCACGCCGAACGCCGACGCCGGCACGACGACGAGCCTGGAGGCCACCCTGCGCTTCCTGCTCTCCGGCCGCTCCGCGTACGTCTCCGGCCAGGTGATCCGCGTCGGCGCCGGCGCGGCCGAGCCGCCGGCCGACTGGGACCGCCCGCTGGACGGGCAGGTCGTCCTGGTCACCGGGGCGGCCCGGGGCATCGGCGCGGCGCTGGCCCGGGTGCTCGCCCGCGACGGCGCCCGGGTGGTGGCGCTGGACGTCCCCGCCGCCGGGGACGCGCTGGCCGCCGTGGCGAACGAGATCGCCGGGACGGCCGTGCAGCTCGACCTGACCGCCCCGGACGCCCCGACGCGGCTCGCCGACCACCTGGCGGGCCGGCACGGCCGGGTCGACGCGGTCGTGCACAACGCCGGCATCACCCGGGACAGGACCCTCGGCCGAATGGACGCCGACCGGTGGGATTCCGTCCTCGACGTCAACCTGTCCAGTCAGGAGCGGATCAACGACGTGCTGCTGGAGCGCGGGCTGATTCCGTCCGGCGGGCGGATCGTCTCGGTCTCCTCGATCGCGGGGATCGCCGGCAACCGGGGGCAGACCAACTACGCCACGTCCAAGGCGGGCGTGATCGGCCTGGTGCAGTCGCTGGCCCCGGTGCTGCGCGAGCGCGGGATCAGCGTCAACGCGGTCGCGCCGGGATTCATCGAGACCCGGCTGACCGCCCGCATGCCACTGATGCTGCGCGAGGCGGGCCGCCGGATGAACAGCGTGGCGCAGGGCGGCCTGCCGGTGGATGTCGGCGAGACCATCGGCTGGCTCGCCTGGCCAGCCAGCGCCGCGGTCAGCGGCAACATCGTCCGCGTGTGCGGCCAGAGTCTGCTGGGGGCATGA
- a CDS encoding YbjQ family protein — translation MVGGAPAVRADSFLSIRSAGDGCRTAARRCDSIGNVLVVTTDQLPGYEIRQILGEVVSSMARTRNPYREGVKNLRGGAYDPMAPDNLTRWRTDSVARLGEEARRLGANAVVGMRFDSRDCGEMWMEICAYGTAVIVAPKTPDVMPPDQPVIAADTAQEPSIAESPGGIAEPASAPDLSSAAETPTRDS, via the coding sequence ATGGTCGGTGGAGCGCCGGCCGTCCGCGCCGACTCGTTTCTCAGCATCCGCTCAGCTGGCGACGGCTGCCGAACCGCCGCCCGAAGGTGCGACAGCATCGGAAACGTGCTGGTCGTGACGACGGATCAACTGCCTGGCTACGAGATCCGCCAGATTCTCGGCGAAGTGGTGTCCTCGATGGCGAGGACGCGCAACCCGTACCGCGAGGGCGTGAAGAACCTGCGCGGCGGCGCGTACGACCCGATGGCGCCGGACAACCTGACCCGCTGGCGTACGGACTCGGTGGCCCGGCTCGGCGAGGAGGCCCGCCGCCTCGGCGCGAACGCCGTGGTGGGGATGCGCTTCGACAGCCGCGACTGCGGCGAGATGTGGATGGAGATCTGCGCCTACGGCACGGCGGTCATCGTGGCGCCCAAGACGCCCGACGTCATGCCCCCGGACCAGCCGGTCATCGCGGCCGACACGGCCCAGGAGCCGAGCATCGCGGAGTCCCCGGGCGGCATCGCGGAACCGGCGAGCGCGCCGGACCTCAGCAGCGCCGCGGAGACCCCCACCCGCGACTCGTGA
- a CDS encoding serine/threonine protein kinase, which translates to MRTDEAIRLVAAARTDADLFGTDAPARRYRELVAALHPDRLGAVDDRVRADATDAFVRVTTRWRAGRDVVLGGYRLGPLAHVGDLADLYDVGADRLLKLPRDPADNDLMAREAHALRTIEERGDPRHLPYVPRLVDSFRHRDAATGAERRINVLAAASNLHSLDEVRRAYPDGLDARDAAWMWRRLLVALGLAHRAGVVHGAVLPRHVLIEPDAHGVVLVDWCLSAVDGGTVPALVPGHEDWYPPEVPARRPCGPGTDLTMAARCMTWLMADRAPRELRAFAAGCARPTLRARPDDAWRLLGELDEVLERLYGPRTFRPLTLNP; encoded by the coding sequence GTGAGGACCGACGAGGCCATCCGCCTGGTCGCGGCGGCCCGCACCGACGCCGACCTGTTCGGCACCGACGCGCCGGCCCGCCGCTACCGCGAGCTGGTCGCGGCGCTGCACCCCGACCGGCTGGGCGCGGTCGACGATCGGGTACGCGCCGACGCCACCGACGCGTTCGTCCGGGTCACCACCCGCTGGCGGGCCGGCCGCGACGTCGTCCTCGGCGGCTACCGCCTCGGCCCGCTCGCCCACGTCGGCGACCTGGCCGACCTGTACGACGTGGGCGCGGACCGGCTGCTCAAGCTGCCCCGCGATCCGGCCGACAACGACCTGATGGCCCGTGAGGCGCACGCCCTGCGCACCATCGAGGAGCGGGGCGACCCGCGGCACCTGCCGTACGTGCCCCGGCTGGTGGACTCGTTCCGGCACCGGGACGCCGCGACGGGTGCCGAGCGGCGGATCAACGTGCTGGCTGCCGCGTCGAACTTGCACAGCCTGGACGAGGTGCGCCGGGCGTACCCGGACGGGCTGGACGCCCGCGACGCGGCCTGGATGTGGCGGCGGCTGCTGGTGGCGCTCGGCCTGGCCCACCGGGCCGGCGTCGTGCACGGCGCGGTGCTGCCCCGGCACGTCCTGATCGAGCCGGACGCGCACGGCGTGGTGCTGGTCGACTGGTGCCTCTCGGCGGTCGACGGGGGCACCGTGCCGGCGCTGGTCCCCGGCCACGAGGACTGGTACCCGCCGGAGGTCCCCGCACGGCGGCCCTGCGGCCCCGGCACCGACCTCACGATGGCCGCCCGCTGCATGACCTGGCTGATGGCCGACCGCGCCCCGCGCGAGCTGCGCGCCTTCGCCGCCGGCTGCGCGCGACCGACCCTCAGGGCCCGACCCGACGACGCCTGGCGGCTGCTCGGCGAACTCGACGAGGTGCTGGAGCGGCTGTACGGGCCGCGCACCTTCCGACCCCTCACCCTCAACCCCTAA
- a CDS encoding MaoC/PaaZ C-terminal domain-containing protein encodes MSSRAEAPGAGTPAGREVVELPRLPSAGPLYRRAVLGALPGAGRRRAAALPEVELAVAGATVDRAHLADYDRVCGFRITDRLPATYPYVMGFPLMLRLMAAPDFPMPLVGLVHVANRITVRRPVDAGETLDFRAYAENLRPHDRGRQVDVVLVASAGGEEVWRGVSTCLRKERGAGGGRPDRGERSPAPAASALWRATPRVGTDYARVSGDHNPIHTSRLGARLFGFPRPIAHGMWSKARCLAALENRLPDACTVDVAFKLPVRLPSTVAFSAARTGGSWEFALHDARSGRPHLAGAVR; translated from the coding sequence CTGTCGAGCCGCGCCGAGGCGCCGGGGGCGGGCACGCCGGCCGGCCGGGAGGTGGTGGAACTGCCGCGGCTGCCCTCGGCCGGCCCGCTCTACCGCCGGGCCGTGCTGGGAGCGCTGCCCGGGGCCGGCCGCCGGCGCGCCGCCGCGCTGCCCGAGGTCGAGCTGGCCGTAGCCGGGGCGACCGTCGACCGGGCGCACCTGGCCGACTACGACCGGGTCTGCGGCTTCCGGATCACCGACCGGTTGCCGGCGACATATCCGTACGTCATGGGCTTTCCGCTGATGCTGCGCCTGATGGCGGCCCCGGATTTCCCGATGCCGCTGGTCGGCCTGGTGCACGTGGCCAACCGGATCACCGTGCGCCGGCCGGTGGACGCCGGCGAGACGCTGGACTTTCGCGCGTACGCGGAGAACCTGCGCCCGCACGACCGGGGCCGGCAGGTCGACGTGGTGCTGGTCGCGTCGGCCGGCGGCGAGGAGGTCTGGCGAGGCGTCTCGACGTGCCTCAGGAAGGAGCGCGGGGCCGGCGGCGGGCGACCCGACCGGGGCGAACGGTCCCCGGCGCCGGCCGCGTCCGCGCTGTGGCGGGCGACGCCCCGGGTCGGCACGGACTACGCGCGGGTCTCCGGCGACCACAACCCGATCCACACGTCCCGGCTGGGCGCACGGCTGTTCGGCTTCCCGCGCCCGATCGCGCACGGGATGTGGAGCAAGGCCCGCTGCCTGGCCGCGCTGGAGAACCGGCTGCCGGACGCGTGCACGGTGGACGTGGCGTTCAAGCTGCCGGTGCGGCTGCCGTCCACGGTGGCGTTCAGCGCCGCGCGGACGGGCGGGTCCTGGGAGTTCGCCCTGCACGACGCGCGGTCGGGCCGCCCCCACCTGGCGGGCGCCGTGCGCTGA
- a CDS encoding adenylosuccinate synthetase: protein MNHTMVVDLGYGDAGKGTVVDWLCATRPVHTVVRFNGGAQAAHNVVLPDGRHHTFAQFGAGTFRPGVRTHLSRHVVVDPLALAAEADHLAAVGVPDALDRLTVDGEALLATPYHRAANRAREIARGADRHGSCGLGVGEAVAYGLAHPDEAPRVADCRSPALLRRRLAALRDRLTAELGPLDAPPVEDCLPAFTGFARRVAIVDRAHLAGVLRAGTCVFEGAQGVLLDEWHGFHPYTTWSTTTFANADGLLAEAGLAGEARRLGVLRVVTTRHGPGPLVTEDPTLPLTDPRNPTNPWQGRFRFGHFDAVAHRYALDVAGGVDGLALTHLDLAGPARSADDRPRRRPRLRLCRRYDTIDRLEPGPPGDLDRQAALTARLLRARPVYDDAPADWPAAVEDALGTPVELTSHSPTAEGKAVRNRTALTPGAGAR, encoded by the coding sequence GTGAACCACACCATGGTGGTCGACCTCGGCTACGGCGACGCCGGCAAGGGCACCGTCGTGGACTGGCTCTGCGCGACCCGGCCCGTCCACACGGTGGTCCGCTTCAACGGGGGCGCGCAGGCGGCACACAACGTCGTCCTGCCCGACGGGCGGCACCACACGTTCGCGCAGTTCGGGGCGGGGACGTTCCGCCCCGGGGTGCGTACCCACCTGTCGCGGCACGTGGTGGTGGACCCGCTGGCGCTGGCCGCCGAGGCCGACCACCTCGCCGCGGTGGGGGTGCCCGACGCGCTCGACCGGCTCACGGTCGACGGGGAGGCGCTGCTGGCGACGCCGTACCACCGGGCCGCCAACCGGGCCCGGGAGATCGCCCGGGGAGCCGACCGGCACGGCTCCTGCGGGCTGGGGGTGGGCGAGGCGGTCGCGTACGGCCTCGCCCACCCCGACGAGGCGCCCCGGGTGGCCGACTGCCGCAGCCCCGCGCTGCTGCGCCGCCGGCTCGCCGCGCTGCGGGACCGGTTGACCGCCGAACTCGGCCCGCTGGACGCGCCCCCGGTGGAGGACTGCCTGCCCGCGTTCACCGGGTTCGCCAGGCGGGTCGCGATCGTCGACCGGGCGCACCTGGCCGGGGTGCTGCGCGCCGGGACCTGCGTCTTCGAGGGCGCGCAGGGCGTGCTGCTCGACGAGTGGCACGGCTTCCACCCGTACACCACGTGGAGCACCACCACCTTCGCCAACGCCGACGGCCTGCTCGCCGAGGCGGGCCTGGCGGGCGAGGCGCGGCGGCTGGGCGTACTGCGGGTCGTGACCACCCGGCACGGCCCGGGGCCGCTGGTCACCGAGGATCCGACGCTGCCGCTGACCGACCCGCGCAACCCGACCAACCCATGGCAGGGCCGGTTCCGGTTCGGTCACTTCGACGCGGTCGCCCACCGGTACGCCCTCGACGTGGCCGGCGGGGTCGACGGCCTGGCGCTGACCCACCTCGACCTCGCCGGCCCGGCGCGATCCGCGGACGATCGGCCTCGTCGGCGTCCCCGGCTGCGGCTGTGCCGCCGCTACGACACGATCGACCGGCTGGAGCCCGGCCCGCCCGGCGACCTGGACCGGCAGGCCGCGCTCACCGCCCGCCTGCTGCGCGCCCGCCCCGTCTACGACGACGCGCCGGCCGACTGGCCGGCCGCCGTGGAGGACGCGCTCGGCACCCCGGTCGAGCTCACCTCCCACTCGCCCACGGCCGAGGGGAAGGCGGTGAGGAACCGGACGGCCCTCACCCCTGGGGCGGGCGCCAGGTGA
- the purQ gene encoding phosphoribosylformylglycinamidine synthase subunit PurQ: MTARVGVVTFPGSLDDGDAARAVRIAGAEPVRLWHGDPDLHGVDAVVLPGGFSYGDYLRCGAIARFAPVMETLVDAARGGLPVLGICNGFQILCEAHLLPGALTRNQHLHFRNRDQVLRIETVATAWTNAFQPGQEVLIPVKNGEGCYVADAATLDQLEAEGRVVARYVGGNPNGSQRDIAAITNSAGNVVGIMPHPEHAVEALTGPSLDGLGFFTSVLKHLVGAPA, from the coding sequence GTGACCGCGCGGGTCGGTGTGGTGACGTTCCCCGGCTCGCTCGACGACGGCGACGCGGCCCGGGCCGTCCGGATCGCCGGCGCCGAGCCGGTCCGGCTCTGGCACGGCGACCCGGACCTGCACGGGGTGGACGCCGTCGTCCTGCCCGGTGGCTTCTCCTACGGTGACTACCTGCGCTGCGGCGCCATCGCCCGGTTCGCCCCGGTGATGGAGACCCTGGTGGACGCCGCCCGGGGTGGGCTGCCCGTGCTCGGCATCTGCAACGGCTTCCAGATCCTCTGCGAGGCCCACCTGCTGCCCGGCGCGCTCACCCGCAACCAGCACCTGCATTTCCGCAACCGCGACCAGGTCCTGCGGATCGAAACCGTCGCCACGGCATGGACGAACGCCTTCCAGCCGGGCCAGGAGGTGCTGATCCCGGTCAAGAACGGCGAGGGCTGCTACGTCGCCGACGCCGCGACGCTCGACCAGCTCGAGGCCGAGGGCCGGGTCGTCGCGCGCTACGTCGGCGGCAACCCGAACGGGTCGCAGCGCGACATCGCCGCCATCACCAACTCCGCCGGCAACGTCGTCGGCATCATGCCGCACCCCGAGCACGCCGTGGAGGCGCTCACCGGCCCCTCCCTGGACGGCCTCGGCTTCTTCACCTCGGTGCTCAAGCACCTGGTGGGGGCCCCGGCGTGA